The following are from one region of the Vanessa cardui chromosome 3, ilVanCard2.1, whole genome shotgun sequence genome:
- the LOC124543677 gene encoding uncharacterized protein LOC124543677: MFFFLLTTLLIANGGGAQINEDSCDPSELKTCVDMTPRTPVGLPRTREELDAHCQAYQTGMACMDAWIKRCLPTDGQKLVQQQIGGARALMRFLCTNETALRRDFLKEPTCWALVSPDWSRCVDELQLAVRDISERSHHIVYFNKNTELCCARDAFVACVAMAGRACSAQAGNLLRRMAWVLAQDVAACSAQPRAHCAASLPHIAAPMLTALSGALLYPPRL; the protein is encoded by the exons ATGTTTTTCTTTCTTCTTACAACTCTTTTGATTGcaa ATGGTGGCGGAGCACAAATAAATGAAGACAGCTGCGATCCTAGCGAGTTAAAGACCTGCGTAGACATGACACCGCGAACGCCAGTGGGCCTACCTCGCACAAGAGAAGAACTAGATGCCCATTGCCA GGCGTATCAGACGGGTATGGCGTGTATGGATGCATGGATCAAACGGTGTCTGCCAACTGACGGTCAGAAATTGGTACAGCAACAAATCGGCGGCGCACGAGCACTAATGCGATTCTTATGTACCAATGAAACAGCGCTACGGAGAg ATTTCCTAAAGGAGCCAACATGTTGGGCATTAGTGTCACCGGACTGGTCTCGGTGCGTTGATGAACTGCAGCTCGCTGTCCGCGACATCTCTGAGCGCTCTCACCACATCGTCTACTTCAACAAGAACACGGAACTGTGCTG tgcCCGTGACGCATTCGTCGCATGCGTGGCAATGGCTGGACGAGCCTGTTCCGCCCAAGCTGGAAACCTGCTGCGTCGTATGGCGTGGGTGCTCGCCCAAGACGTAGCCGCTTGCAGCGCGCAGCCCCGCGCGCACTGCGCTGCGTCGCTGCCACACATCGCGGCGCCGATGCTCACTGCACTATCCGGTGCATTACTTTACCCCCCAAGACTTTAA